A region from the Pontixanthobacter aestiaquae genome encodes:
- a CDS encoding F0F1 ATP synthase subunit B family protein → MPQIAQIMETYSSQIFWLLVTFGFVFFVVGRGMVPRVMETVAQRDDQIASDLAAAEAARNQADEEEEAWRKRENENRAEAQAVIAKAKADAAAASEKKLAAAQKRLDTKLAKAEVEIEEARTAALTEVEAVAAEAAQDIVKRLAGVEVTAASAKSAVKKAMTNA, encoded by the coding sequence ATGCCTCAGATAGCTCAGATAATGGAAACCTATTCCAGCCAGATTTTCTGGTTGCTGGTGACCTTTGGGTTTGTCTTCTTCGTTGTCGGCCGCGGTATGGTACCGCGTGTCATGGAAACCGTTGCCCAGCGCGACGATCAGATCGCCAGCGATCTGGCCGCTGCGGAAGCTGCGCGTAATCAGGCTGACGAAGAAGAAGAGGCATGGCGCAAGCGCGAGAATGAAAATCGCGCTGAAGCTCAGGCTGTAATCGCCAAGGCGAAGGCTGATGCCGCCGCCGCAAGCGAAAAGAAACTGGCTGCGGCGCAGAAGCGTCTCGATACCAAGCTTGCGAAAGCAGAAGTCGAGATTGAAGAAGCACGCACTGCCGCGCTGACCGAAGTTGAAGCGGTTGCCGCGGAAGCCGCACAGGATATCGTTAAGCGGCTCGCTGGTGTTGAAGTGACTGCGGCGAGTGCCAAGTCCGCTGTGAAGAAAGCGATGACCAATGCATAG
- a CDS encoding F0F1 ATP synthase subunit C, with amino-acid sequence MDPAAAKLIGAGLAAIGAGMAAIGVGNVFGSFLESALRNPGAADGQQGRLFIGFAAAELLGLLAFVVAMILIFVA; translated from the coding sequence ATGGATCCAGCAGCAGCAAAGCTCATCGGCGCAGGTCTCGCCGCTATCGGTGCCGGCATGGCCGCTATCGGTGTTGGTAACGTCTTCGGTTCGTTCCTCGAGAGCGCACTTCGCAATCCAGGCGCAGCAGATGGTCAACAAGGCCGCCTGTTCATCGGCTTCGCCGCAGCCGAGCTTCTCGGCCTGCTGGCGTTCGTCGTCGCGATGATCCTGATCTTCGTCGCCTAA
- a CDS encoding F0F1 ATP synthase subunit A — protein MKQFAIEPLMGSNSWELAGFNIAFTNSAMWMVITTIVLTLFVVGGMKRELVPGRWQMMVETFTGFIDDMLEANVGKAGRKYVPYIFSLFMFILFANLLGLLPLGLIGVHPFTFTSHFTVTGVLAIISFSIVLIVGFWKHGIKFFSLFVPHGTPLPMIPIIFPIELISFLVRPFSLALRLFVAMMAGHVLLKVLSSFVIDGTNAGAGFAALVAVPSFILMVGISALEILVAGIQAYVFALLTSLYINDAEHLH, from the coding sequence ATGAAGCAGTTCGCGATCGAGCCCTTGATGGGTTCGAATTCGTGGGAACTCGCGGGATTCAATATCGCCTTTACGAACAGTGCGATGTGGATGGTTATCACGACAATCGTGCTGACCTTATTCGTTGTGGGCGGCATGAAGCGCGAGCTTGTGCCTGGCCGTTGGCAAATGATGGTTGAGACCTTTACCGGTTTCATCGATGATATGCTGGAAGCGAATGTGGGCAAAGCGGGGCGCAAATATGTGCCCTATATCTTCAGCCTGTTCATGTTTATCCTGTTCGCCAACCTACTCGGTCTTCTTCCGCTGGGTCTTATCGGGGTCCACCCGTTCACCTTTACCAGCCACTTTACCGTCACCGGCGTTCTTGCGATCATCAGTTTCTCGATCGTCCTCATCGTCGGTTTCTGGAAGCACGGCATCAAGTTTTTCAGCCTGTTCGTGCCGCATGGCACGCCGCTGCCGATGATTCCGATCATTTTCCCGATCGAGTTGATCTCGTTCCTGGTCCGTCCGTTCAGCCTCGCGCTACGTTTGTTCGTTGCGATGATGGCGGGGCACGTTCTGCTCAAAGTTCTGTCGAGCTTCGTGATCGACGGTACCAATGCAGGTGCAGGATTTGCGGCACTGGTTGCGGTCCCCAGCTTCATTTTGATGGTTGGCATCAGCGCGCTGGAAATTCTGGTCGCGGGCATTCAGGCATATGTTTTCGCGCTGTTGACGTCACTGTACATCAACGACGCCGAGCATCTTCACTAA
- a CDS encoding AtpZ/AtpI family protein, with amino-acid sequence MSDEKPAREPIAEDARIDALEARLKAAKERESERNRPQSSGTDANYRSGNRVLADLLGGILGGVIIGVTIDYFAGTSPWGLLVGLFLGIIVAFRNIFRMASTQSDDPPKGE; translated from the coding sequence ATGAGCGACGAGAAGCCCGCACGGGAACCTATCGCCGAGGATGCGCGCATTGATGCGCTCGAAGCGCGGCTCAAAGCCGCGAAAGAGCGTGAAAGTGAACGCAACCGGCCGCAAAGCTCGGGAACCGATGCGAATTATCGCAGCGGAAACCGGGTATTGGCGGATCTGCTTGGTGGTATTCTCGGCGGTGTGATTATCGGCGTAACGATTGACTATTTCGCCGGTACATCGCCCTGGGGTCTGTTGGTGGGATTGTTCCTCGGGATAATCGTTGCTTTCAGGAACATTTTTCGAATGGCGAGCACGCAGTCGGATGACCCACCTAAGGGTGAATAA
- a CDS encoding YdbL family protein, whose translation MKKSLTILAAAAIALTGLAGTAYAQRDPAYAAARAAGQVGEKMDGYLGIVGTETPALTRIVTNINIQRREVYTENASSSGSTIEQFAFTSGCKAIARTVPGEKYQAPDGSWQTRTSAPPIRDSRCAGV comes from the coding sequence ATGAAAAAGTCACTGACAATTTTGGCGGCAGCGGCAATCGCGCTGACCGGGCTCGCGGGCACCGCCTATGCGCAGCGCGATCCCGCCTATGCCGCCGCACGTGCTGCAGGCCAAGTGGGTGAAAAGATGGACGGCTATCTCGGGATAGTCGGTACAGAGACGCCCGCATTGACGCGTATCGTCACCAACATCAATATCCAGCGGCGCGAGGTATATACCGAGAACGCGTCGAGCAGCGGCTCGACTATCGAGCAATTTGCTTTCACTTCCGGCTGTAAGGCCATTGCACGCACCGTGCCGGGTGAAAAATATCAGGCCCCTGATGGTTCGTGGCAGACCCGCACCAGTGCCCCACCAATCCGCGATAGTCGCTGCGCCGGGGTCTGA
- a CDS encoding YnbE family lipoprotein, which produces MNRLELTLSGQAATPRIIQGMQMNGKRRTISAASAILGVLVLSGCITVNAPTEPIVIELNINITADVVLSLAEDADKAIEENADIF; this is translated from the coding sequence ATGAACAGGCTTGAATTGACCTTGAGCGGACAGGCTGCAACACCTCGCATCATACAGGGGATGCAGATGAACGGGAAAAGGCGCACGATATCGGCGGCATCGGCGATATTAGGGGTTTTGGTGCTGAGCGGCTGTATTACCGTGAATGCACCGACAGAGCCCATTGTGATCGAGTTGAACATTAATATCACCGCTGACGTGGTGCTGAGCCTTGCGGAAGACGCGGATAAGGCGATTGAAGAAAACGCAGACATCTTCTGA
- a CDS encoding intermembrane phospholipid transport protein YdbH family protein — MASQADIDAEMEAPAPVLKKRRCIYRVVFGLLIILFALVIYGWTMREQLARDLIGEQLAGLDLPATYTIEDISTDRQVLTNIVVGDPDDPDLTIERAEIALAYGFGVPEIGRITLIRPRLYGSFVDNALSFGSLDTIIFAESDDPAGLPAWDVNLVDGRALIESDYGDIGLKAEGAGRLDGGFAGIVAAVAPEAQYGGCSAEQASLYGDIATSSGKISLEGPVRIASLRCPESGVVLQDFGYQASTQIDADFAGISVDGTLSTGLLDGAVVRMNRLSGPLSIAFKDDKLDSRFMITADALTSQQVAARSLEVDGSLRMRDDFSTAELQADVAGSAVTISDGATVQLTELETATEGTLLQPLIAKLSGALIREVRDTTLQASLIGRQEGDVRSLVIPQATLRGQGGSQLLSLSRLQYAQNGARTPRVSGNFRVGGRDLPPLVGRMEFTGSGQSVFRVRMDRYSAGDSSIALPEMLVTQNASGAITFAGNVTASGPLPGGAARSLSLPVDGSWSSVAGLQLWRQCTQIGFDSLAFANLALSSRSVTLCPAKGRAIVTQNASGLRIAAGAPSLDLSGTLAGTPIRLSSGPVGLAYPGVASAKALNIALGPEEEASRFIISDLVARLGEGVAGSFSGADIGLFAVPIDLQQSSGEWEYTDGVLTITNGQFTLVDRAPEPRYFPFVARGATLTLADNVIQANATLRAPESDRAISDIAIRHNLNDSTGFADLAVDGVLFDDTLQPEDLTELAKGVVANVKGLVTGSGRVDWNAQEVTSYGAFSSESLDLAALFGPVRGASGTVEFVDLLSLTTAPDQRIKVASVNPGIEAVDGEIGFSLRDGQFLGVTGGTWPFMGGTLTLRPVNLNLSAVERRRYVLAVEGLDSAIFVENMELSNLSAKGVFDGQLPIVFDELGFGQVEGGQLQSRAGGNVSYVGELTYEDLSPMANYAFNTLKSLDYTSMRIDIAGPLTGDIVTKLAIKGVRQGEGTKQNFITRQLADLPIQFNVNIKAPFYKLPEVMRAIYDPATIAIPAELGRISEDGKRFIPAARRAPAPEMPALPNSPTPDAIKPDESTIQTSDSEELP; from the coding sequence ATGGCGTCGCAAGCGGACATAGATGCGGAAATGGAGGCTCCGGCACCGGTGCTGAAGAAACGCCGCTGTATATATCGTGTCGTGTTCGGCCTTCTGATTATCCTGTTTGCTCTGGTGATTTACGGCTGGACTATGCGAGAGCAGCTCGCTCGCGATCTGATCGGCGAACAGCTTGCGGGTCTGGATCTACCAGCGACCTACACGATCGAGGATATTTCGACCGATAGGCAGGTATTGACCAATATCGTGGTTGGCGATCCGGATGATCCGGATCTGACGATCGAACGGGCTGAAATTGCGCTCGCCTATGGTTTCGGCGTGCCCGAGATTGGCCGAATAACGCTGATAAGGCCACGGCTTTACGGGTCATTTGTCGATAATGCGCTGAGTTTTGGCAGTCTCGACACAATCATTTTTGCTGAATCTGACGACCCTGCCGGATTGCCGGCTTGGGATGTGAATCTGGTCGATGGGCGCGCGTTAATCGAAAGCGACTATGGCGACATCGGGCTCAAAGCCGAGGGTGCGGGACGGCTTGATGGTGGTTTCGCAGGCATCGTCGCGGCTGTAGCTCCTGAAGCCCAATATGGCGGCTGCAGCGCGGAACAGGCCAGCCTTTATGGTGATATTGCGACGTCCTCCGGTAAGATCAGCTTGGAAGGTCCGGTTCGAATTGCGTCTTTGCGCTGCCCCGAAAGCGGAGTGGTGTTGCAAGACTTCGGCTACCAAGCCTCCACACAGATAGACGCAGATTTTGCGGGCATTTCGGTTGATGGAACTCTATCAACCGGCCTGCTTGACGGTGCAGTGGTCAGGATGAACCGGCTTTCAGGACCGCTTAGTATTGCGTTTAAGGACGACAAGCTGGACTCCCGCTTCATGATTACTGCCGATGCATTGACTTCGCAGCAAGTCGCGGCGCGGTCGCTGGAAGTGGACGGCAGCCTGCGTATGCGGGACGACTTCAGCACTGCCGAATTGCAGGCTGACGTCGCTGGCTCCGCAGTAACGATCAGCGATGGCGCGACCGTTCAGCTGACGGAACTCGAAACCGCAACCGAGGGCACGCTGCTCCAACCCCTGATTGCCAAGCTGAGCGGTGCTTTGATCCGCGAAGTGCGCGATACCACTTTGCAAGCAAGTCTGATCGGGCGGCAAGAGGGTGACGTGCGATCGCTCGTCATTCCGCAAGCGACATTGCGCGGGCAGGGCGGTTCTCAGCTTCTGTCGCTATCGCGCCTGCAATATGCGCAGAACGGTGCGCGTACGCCAAGAGTGTCGGGCAATTTCCGCGTTGGCGGACGCGACTTACCACCGCTGGTTGGGCGGATGGAGTTCACCGGATCAGGGCAGTCGGTTTTCCGTGTCCGGATGGACAGGTATTCTGCAGGGGATAGCAGCATTGCCTTGCCGGAAATGCTGGTCACACAAAATGCGTCCGGTGCAATTACTTTCGCCGGCAATGTAACTGCGAGCGGTCCGCTGCCTGGTGGCGCTGCGCGCAGTCTTTCATTGCCTGTCGATGGTAGTTGGAGTTCGGTTGCGGGCCTGCAGCTGTGGCGGCAATGCACACAGATCGGCTTCGATAGCCTCGCCTTTGCCAATCTTGCATTGTCGAGCCGCAGCGTGACTTTGTGTCCGGCAAAAGGGCGCGCGATTGTAACCCAGAATGCGAGCGGGTTGCGAATCGCCGCTGGCGCTCCATCGCTAGACCTGTCCGGAACACTGGCCGGAACGCCTATTCGGCTGTCCAGCGGTCCTGTGGGGCTGGCTTATCCCGGCGTTGCTTCGGCTAAGGCTCTGAATATTGCGCTTGGCCCCGAAGAAGAGGCCAGCCGGTTTATTATATCCGATCTCGTCGCGAGACTGGGTGAAGGGGTCGCGGGATCATTCTCAGGCGCAGATATCGGGCTTTTCGCCGTGCCTATCGACCTGCAGCAGAGCTCCGGCGAATGGGAGTACACTGATGGTGTTCTGACGATTACCAATGGGCAGTTCACTCTCGTCGACCGTGCGCCAGAGCCCCGCTATTTCCCGTTTGTCGCGCGCGGTGCAACTTTGACGCTTGCCGACAATGTGATTCAGGCCAACGCCACATTGCGCGCGCCGGAAAGCGACCGTGCGATCAGCGATATCGCGATCCGGCACAATCTGAATGACAGTACCGGCTTTGCCGATTTGGCTGTCGATGGTGTATTGTTCGACGATACTCTTCAGCCGGAAGATCTGACGGAGTTGGCTAAGGGCGTTGTGGCCAATGTCAAAGGCCTCGTCACTGGTAGCGGCCGGGTCGACTGGAACGCGCAAGAGGTCACCAGTTACGGTGCATTCTCGTCCGAATCGCTTGATCTTGCCGCCCTATTCGGTCCCGTGCGCGGGGCATCGGGCACGGTTGAGTTTGTCGATCTGCTCAGCCTTACGACGGCACCCGACCAGCGGATCAAAGTTGCATCGGTCAATCCGGGGATCGAAGCGGTTGATGGCGAAATAGGCTTCAGTCTGCGGGACGGCCAATTCCTGGGCGTAACGGGCGGCACTTGGCCATTCATGGGCGGCACGCTGACTTTGCGTCCGGTGAACCTCAATCTGAGTGCTGTCGAACGGCGCCGCTACGTTCTCGCCGTTGAAGGTCTCGATTCGGCGATCTTTGTCGAGAACATGGAGCTTAGCAACCTCTCCGCGAAAGGCGTGTTCGATGGCCAGCTACCTATCGTATTTGACGAATTGGGTTTTGGACAGGTCGAGGGCGGGCAGTTGCAATCGCGCGCCGGCGGCAATGTGTCTTACGTTGGTGAGCTGACTTACGAAGACCTCTCACCGATGGCCAATTACGCCTTTAACACACTAAAAAGTCTGGATTATACTTCCATGCGGATTGATATTGCAGGGCCGCTTACGGGCGATATCGTAACCAAGCTGGCCATCAAGGGTGTCCGTCAGGGCGAGGGCACCAAGCAGAATTTCATAACCCGCCAGCTCGCTGATCTGCCGATCCAGTTCAACGTCAACATCAAGGCGCCATTTTACAAATTGCCCGAAGTGATGCGGGCCATTTACGACCCGGCGACAATCGCGATCCCGGCAGAGCTCGGGCGCATTTCGGAAGATGGAAAGCGGTTTATTCCCGCAGCACGGCGCGCGCCTGCGCCGGAAATGCCCGCTTTACCAAACAGTCCAACACCGGACGCGATTAAACCAGATGAATCGACCATTCAGACTTCAGACAGCGAGGAACTGCCATGA
- the radC gene encoding RadC family protein, with the protein MAQAGENTSKHGGAGHRARLRKRLLEGGAEALADYEVLEYLLFAAIKQGDTKPVAKALIARFGSLSGVLNAEAGALTDVKGVGETSAAALKSVALAARRMARSEVSQKPVLGSWQALLDYLTIDMAHLTVERVRVLYLNAQNRLILDHHVGDGSIDEAAIHPREVIRRGLDIGATALILVHNHPSGNPEPSRADIQITNKIAEAGRLLGITVHDHVIVGRDGHSSLRAKGLI; encoded by the coding sequence GTGGCGCAAGCAGGCGAAAACACATCAAAACATGGTGGTGCCGGTCACCGCGCGCGGTTGCGCAAGCGTTTGCTGGAAGGCGGCGCCGAAGCTCTCGCCGATTACGAAGTGCTGGAATATTTGCTGTTTGCCGCGATTAAGCAGGGCGACACGAAGCCTGTTGCAAAGGCGCTGATCGCGCGCTTCGGTTCGCTGTCAGGCGTGCTCAATGCGGAAGCGGGCGCCCTGACCGATGTGAAAGGCGTCGGTGAAACCAGCGCGGCTGCTCTCAAAAGCGTCGCTCTTGCCGCGAGGCGCATGGCCCGCAGTGAAGTCTCACAAAAGCCGGTTCTAGGGAGTTGGCAGGCCCTGCTCGACTATCTCACTATCGATATGGCGCATCTAACGGTCGAGCGCGTGCGGGTACTCTATCTTAACGCACAAAACCGGTTGATCCTGGATCATCATGTTGGCGACGGATCTATCGATGAAGCCGCAATCCATCCGCGCGAAGTGATCCGGCGCGGTCTCGATATCGGGGCGACCGCGCTGATACTCGTCCACAATCACCCGAGCGGCAATCCCGAGCCAAGCCGCGCGGATATTCAGATCACCAATAAGATCGCCGAGGCGGGGCGCCTACTGGGCATCACCGTCCACGACCATGTGATTGTGGGCCGCGACGGGCATTCATCGCTGCGCGCCAAGGGGCTTATTTAG
- a CDS encoding DUF3857 domain-containing protein produces MNTFAGISAFAIIAISAPAYAGEVVLYEDVPAWVDVAEIDMSSVADGPSEVLVDWQYRLEGGTVHEYHDRIVRIDNLQALTSEGTLKMTWAPDKGDLFVHRLEIIRGDEVIDLIAEGTEFEILRREQGLERRLLDGRLTATLAVPKLQEDDLLRVAHTITIDDQALGDEMQALQYLPSEPYRVGQSRVVMSWPKDSGITYQAGPDVEVPDLEVRDGFEYLTIDLPLAKREDFPGDAPSRFRRAPILRAGSFDSWQELSQVMEPHFTAAAELSDDGAVASEAKAIMAKTDDPLKRTELAVRMVQDQVSYLLDGLDGGNYLPQSAEDTWEKRYGDCKAKSVLLLALLQYMGIESDVVLVATRGGDATPELLPLPASFDHMIVRANVNGTDYWLDGTTTATRITNMDTVPAFHYALPLKPGGAGLVPMTDRPMSSANVVIKLEADHSAGVDLPALISVEMQMFGAAGAQFKAIVDEGDPETEKRWRNMSGGSMGIGQISSVEFAYDDELAMGSIKMEGVSQPMFDYDKGELTMEADGIGRQRAFSPNRARPKWKNIPVATRGPSRSIMMNSVLLPGNADDYTINGDQSLDQGYANTRVIRNASLEDGRFTFEQQQVNGLGEIAPEDIPAARLASLKLTKADLTVDAPTNSVRRWERDRAALDTLTASARKRYDMAVAEADDDEFGPLQSRAQFFNTIYDFDNAQKDLGVIIAEEPTADLLMSRADMYEALGRIDDAIADIRAAYELSPENYIAYAEARLLRQTGRADEALALIEALPIGEEDLDDFASERAYAMAMGGDLDGGLALLAERIEEEPDSGSLLNDACWYRGIFNVSLDDAMAICTKAIERAGNPASAIDSRAMIHYRLGELDQALADLDSALKLNPELSASRFMRGIVMQAQGNNADGAEQIRQALLKWPYLEQHYKLYGIEPQ; encoded by the coding sequence ATGAACACATTCGCTGGCATCAGCGCTTTCGCAATTATTGCCATCTCGGCACCAGCCTATGCCGGCGAAGTTGTTTTGTATGAAGATGTTCCGGCCTGGGTCGATGTCGCTGAAATCGATATGAGCAGCGTTGCCGATGGCCCTTCTGAAGTGTTGGTCGATTGGCAATACCGGCTCGAAGGCGGCACGGTGCATGAATATCATGATCGGATTGTCCGTATTGACAATCTGCAGGCCCTAACGTCCGAAGGGACGCTCAAGATGACATGGGCGCCGGACAAGGGTGACCTGTTTGTTCACAGGCTCGAGATTATCCGCGGCGATGAAGTGATCGATCTCATCGCAGAGGGAACAGAATTTGAAATTCTGCGGCGGGAACAAGGGCTGGAACGGCGTTTGCTGGATGGCCGGCTGACCGCGACTTTGGCTGTGCCGAAATTGCAAGAAGATGATTTACTCCGCGTGGCGCACACCATCACAATCGACGATCAGGCGCTAGGCGATGAAATGCAGGCGCTGCAATATTTGCCGTCCGAGCCCTACCGGGTGGGGCAATCGCGCGTCGTGATGAGTTGGCCGAAAGATTCGGGCATCACCTATCAGGCAGGGCCGGACGTCGAAGTGCCCGATTTGGAAGTGCGCGATGGCTTTGAATATTTGACCATCGATTTGCCCCTGGCAAAGCGCGAAGATTTTCCGGGTGACGCACCATCACGTTTCCGCCGCGCACCGATATTGCGCGCGGGCAGCTTCGATAGCTGGCAGGAATTGTCGCAAGTAATGGAGCCGCATTTCACTGCAGCTGCGGAATTGTCAGACGATGGTGCCGTCGCCAGCGAAGCCAAGGCAATCATGGCCAAAACGGATGACCCGTTGAAACGCACAGAGCTGGCCGTGCGTATGGTGCAGGATCAGGTGAGCTATCTGCTCGATGGTCTGGATGGTGGTAACTATCTGCCGCAAAGCGCGGAAGATACATGGGAAAAGCGCTACGGCGATTGCAAAGCCAAATCGGTCCTGTTGCTCGCTCTGCTACAATATATGGGTATCGAGTCCGACGTGGTTTTGGTGGCGACACGCGGCGGCGATGCGACGCCGGAATTGCTGCCATTACCAGCATCCTTTGATCACATGATCGTGCGCGCAAATGTGAATGGCACGGATTACTGGCTCGATGGTACGACCACCGCGACCCGTATCACCAATATGGATACGGTCCCCGCGTTTCATTACGCTTTGCCGTTGAAACCCGGCGGGGCTGGGTTGGTGCCAATGACCGACCGCCCAATGTCCAGCGCGAATGTGGTAATAAAGCTGGAGGCCGATCACTCGGCAGGTGTCGATTTGCCTGCACTGATTTCCGTCGAAATGCAGATGTTCGGCGCTGCCGGCGCGCAGTTCAAGGCCATCGTCGACGAGGGTGATCCCGAAACCGAGAAACGCTGGCGCAATATGTCGGGCGGCTCGATGGGTATCGGGCAAATCAGCTCGGTCGAGTTTGCCTATGATGACGAATTGGCAATGGGTTCCATTAAGATGGAAGGCGTTTCCCAGCCCATGTTCGACTATGACAAGGGCGAATTGACGATGGAAGCGGACGGGATCGGGCGGCAACGTGCGTTCTCACCAAACCGCGCGCGTCCGAAATGGAAGAATATTCCCGTCGCGACGCGTGGTCCCAGCCGTTCAATCATGATGAATTCGGTTTTGCTTCCTGGCAATGCCGATGATTATACGATCAACGGCGACCAGTCGCTCGATCAAGGTTACGCCAATACACGGGTGATCCGGAATGCGTCTCTGGAAGACGGGCGCTTCACTTTTGAACAACAACAAGTGAACGGTCTGGGGGAGATCGCGCCTGAAGATATTCCGGCAGCGCGGCTGGCCTCGCTAAAGCTCACCAAAGCGGATCTTACAGTCGATGCGCCGACAAACAGCGTCCGGCGCTGGGAACGTGATCGCGCGGCTTTGGATACGCTGACGGCATCGGCGCGGAAGCGTTACGATATGGCGGTCGCAGAGGCTGATGATGACGAGTTCGGCCCGCTGCAATCCCGCGCGCAATTCTTCAACACGATCTACGACTTCGACAATGCGCAGAAGGATCTCGGCGTGATTATCGCGGAAGAGCCGACCGCAGACCTGTTGATGTCACGGGCAGATATGTACGAGGCGCTTGGACGCATCGATGATGCCATCGCTGACATTCGCGCCGCATATGAATTGTCGCCCGAAAACTACATTGCCTACGCCGAGGCGCGTTTGCTGCGGCAAACGGGCAGGGCGGATGAGGCGCTGGCACTGATTGAGGCGTTACCGATCGGGGAAGAGGATCTGGACGATTTCGCGTCCGAACGCGCTTATGCAATGGCGATGGGCGGCGATCTGGACGGTGGTTTGGCGCTGCTGGCGGAACGTATTGAGGAAGAACCCGACTCAGGCAGTCTGCTTAACGATGCGTGTTGGTATCGCGGAATCTTCAATGTCTCGCTGGATGACGCCATGGCGATCTGCACCAAAGCCATCGAGCGGGCTGGAAATCCGGCGAGTGCAATCGATAGCCGTGCGATGATCCATTACCGATTGGGCGAGTTGGACCAAGCACTGGCTGATCTGGATTCGGCTCTCAAACTCAATCCCGAATTGTCCGCCTCGCGCTTTATGCGGGGCATTGTTATGCAGGCGCAGGGCAATAATGCGGATGGTGCCGAGCAAATCCGGCAAGCGCTGCTCAAATGGCCTTATCTCGAACAGCACTACAAGCTGTATGGGATTGAGCCTCAGTAG
- the purB gene encoding adenylosuccinate lyase, with protein MVPRYARPAMSAIWEAEARYKIWFEIEAHATEKLGELGVVPESAAKALWDWWATDPVIDVPAIDAIEAVTKHDVIAFLTWVAEQVGDEARFMHQGMTSSDVLDTTLAVQLARSADILLEDLDLLLAAIKRRAEEHKYTPTIGRSHGIHAEPVTFGLKLAQAYAEFDRCKTRLIAAREEIATCAISGAVGTFANIDPSVEAHVAEQLGLAIEPISTQVIPRDRHAMFFSTLAVIAGSIERVAVEVRHLQRTEVLEAEEYFSPGQKGSSAMPHKRNPILTENLTGQARMIRGYAVPALENVALWHERDISHSSVERFIGPDATITLDFALGRLTGVIDKLLIYPERMQKNMDRMGGLIHSQRVLLALTQAGVSREDAYRLVQRNAMKVWESDGAVALLDLLKADQEVTAALSVEDIESKFDLDYHFKQVDTIFARVFG; from the coding sequence ATGGTCCCGCGTTATGCCCGCCCCGCAATGTCTGCCATCTGGGAGGCGGAAGCGCGCTACAAAATCTGGTTCGAGATTGAAGCACACGCAACCGAGAAACTGGGCGAACTCGGCGTAGTTCCGGAAAGTGCGGCGAAAGCGCTGTGGGATTGGTGGGCGACTGATCCGGTCATCGACGTGCCTGCTATCGACGCCATCGAAGCGGTAACCAAGCATGATGTGATCGCCTTCCTGACATGGGTAGCCGAGCAAGTCGGTGACGAAGCCCGCTTCATGCATCAGGGCATGACCAGCTCGGACGTACTCGACACCACGCTCGCGGTCCAGTTGGCCCGCTCTGCGGACATATTGCTGGAAGACCTCGATCTGCTGCTCGCCGCGATTAAACGCCGCGCGGAGGAGCACAAATACACGCCCACCATCGGCCGCAGCCATGGCATCCACGCTGAGCCGGTGACCTTCGGCTTGAAGCTGGCGCAGGCCTATGCCGAGTTTGATCGCTGCAAAACACGTCTTATCGCTGCACGCGAAGAAATCGCCACCTGCGCGATCTCCGGCGCGGTTGGCACATTCGCCAATATCGACCCCAGCGTCGAAGCACATGTCGCGGAGCAGCTGGGGCTGGCCATCGAGCCGATTTCTACGCAAGTCATTCCGCGTGATCGCCATGCGATGTTTTTCTCGACCCTGGCCGTGATCGCTGGCTCAATTGAGCGTGTCGCGGTCGAAGTCCGCCATCTTCAGCGCACCGAAGTGCTTGAAGCGGAAGAATATTTCTCTCCCGGGCAAAAAGGCAGTTCGGCAATGCCGCATAAGCGCAATCCGATCTTGACCGAGAATCTCACCGGCCAAGCCCGGATGATCCGTGGTTATGCGGTGCCTGCTCTGGAAAACGTCGCTCTGTGGCACGAGCGGGATATCTCGCACTCTTCGGTCGAGCGCTTCATCGGACCCGACGCCACAATCACTCTCGACTTTGCGCTGGGGCGTCTTACCGGCGTGATCGATAAGCTGCTCATTTATCCCGAACGTATGCAGAAAAACATGGACCGAATGGGCGGTCTGATTCATTCCCAACGTGTGCTGCTCGCACTAACGCAGGCCGGTGTCAGCCGCGAAGATGCGTACCGGCTCGTCCAACGCAACGCGATGAAAGTATGGGAATCCGACGGTGCGGTCGCGCTGCTGGATTTGCTCAAAGCGGATCAGGAAGTGACCGCCGCATTGTCGGTCGAGGACATCGAATCGAAGTTCGATCTCGATTACCATTTCAAGCAAGTCGACACGATTTTCGCGCGCGTGTTTGGCTGA